From Epinephelus lanceolatus isolate andai-2023 chromosome 5, ASM4190304v1, whole genome shotgun sequence, the proteins below share one genomic window:
- the anln2 gene encoding anillin, actin binding protein 2 isoform X2, with translation MEAGEENNGNVNLKRQRAPLSDSEDNVLSQSEVNDGQKRRRLEAAGQENRSPKPSSSGRLAELEMKPDTPMVPSVRTRVQQLTQRREGAAPLAQRCLSDPGADSPSLFIHKKGLREHLLGEGEFNQRLERFKMPVFQASPNPTPSPANPSPRTCSNFVSAIQEKLHSTTAPSSKQASRIRQEREQELNQLPFQPISENAWLKRSNSDPSLSQMDGDAEMKDGSFEAPRTGAEKQCSDGTDAELSCHDETNTAEIIDQMFEEVLEYAGRVEAERGDDEDTEDHDSGIGVCSGDKEKLDTESEKEKSEEEGDENKLLESDREELLTFPPSGILSPLSKSVEAVVTPMRLETSQESNLPSLLLTPEETTPPLAESAPLYSIDAYRTQRQRKLPTIQSVTPGVQRRAPEKSQPQPSVNTKEKITALNTEAGKLQTVINQTLQALSCCTDEEHGRGSLEEAEAEKLLLVSCEKRSALLAEVTRLREERNSESAEAAGEDREYVSQQACRGTVSITNIQLPLKVEFVCSSHNRTGRPSHYFFVLIRYGPCNIVATPLATAADAQNGDTISFPTSVTLKDIRSSFEIDVEVYSLSHTSGSSCSMDRTTTKSRVTPRKLLNTITRSNNTLTSAAPSALNTRRSSNFCLVGSHKITLASLGHSKFPLDKMKLEGKIRRLLGDEFQEKVPFLSPLEGNIYLHLDSESHSNVQHQGFLTMFELLNGYGVWHRRYFVLEGCNMHYWNHPNDKETKEAESSISLSSSHSQCVRPVKRDSCARPFTFELVSNVPQQQDASQDALAKCWFSADTKQERLDWMEKLNQALLDFHTWNRTSAAQTESQQSNSSSSGNLRESIL, from the exons ATGGAAGCTGGTGAGGAAAATAATGGCAATGTCAACTTGAAAAGACAGAGAGCACCTCTGTCAGATTCTGAAGACAATGTCCTCTCACAATCAG AGGTGAATGATGGCCAGAAGCGGCGGCGTCTGGAGGCAGCTGGTCAGGAGAACCGTAGTCCTAAACCATCCTCCTCTGGACGCCTAGCTGAGCTGGAGATGAAGCCAGACACACCGATGGTTCCTTCAGTCCGGACCCGAGTCCAGCAACTCACCCAGCGACGAGAGG GTGCAGCTCCTCTTGCCCAGCGGTGCCTGTCGGATCCTGGAGCTGACAGTCCATCGCTCTTCATCCACAAAAAGGGCCTCAGAGAGCATCTCCTTG GTGAGGGAGAATTTAATCAGCGATTGGAGCGTTTCAAAATGCCAGTCTTCCAAGCTAGCCCCAACCCCACACCAAGCCCTGCCAACCCCTCCCCACGGACCTGCTCCAACTTTGTGTCTGCCATTCAGGAGAAACTCCACAGTACTACAGCACCCAGCTCCAAGCAGGCTTCACGCATACGCCAG GAACGGGAACAGGAGTTGAACCAGTTGCCTTTTCAACCAATCAGTGAGAATGCCTGGCTGAAAAGGAGCAACTCTGATCCCTCATTATCTCAG ATGGACGGTGATGCTGAGATGAAAGATGGAAGTTTTGAAGCTCCTAGAACAGGTGCAGAGAAGCAATGTTCAGATGGGACAG ATGCTGAACTGAGCTGTCATGATGAGACCAACACCGCTGAAATAATTGATCAGATGTTCGAGGAGGTGTTGGAATATGCTGGAAGGGTAGAGGCAGAGAGGGGCGATGATGAGGACACTGAGGACCATGACAGTGGCATTGGCGTTTGCTctggagacaaagaaaaactgGACACGGAGTCAGAGAAGGAGAAAAGTGAAGAGGAGGGTGATGAGAACAAGCTGCTTGAAAGCGATAGAGAAGAGCTGCTGACTTTTCCTCCCAGTGGCATCCTGTCCCCTCTCAGCAAGTCTGTAGAGGCTGTAGTCACCCCTATG CGACTGGAAACGAGCCAGGAGTCCAATCTTCCCTCTCTGCTCTTGACCCCAGAGGAGACCACCCCCCCTCTTGCTGAATCTGCTCCTCTATACAG TATTGATGCCTATcgcacacaaagacagagaaagctTCCCACCATTCAGAGTGTCACTCCTGGGGTTCAGAGACGAGCTCCGGAGAAGTCCCAACCTCAACCCTCTGTCAACACCAAGGAGAAAATCACA GCTCTAAATACAGAAGCAGGGAAGTTGCAGACTGTGATCAACCAGACCCTGCAGGCTCTGAGCTGCTGTACTGATGAGGAGCACGGACGAGGCTCGCTGGAGGAGGCGGAAGCTGAGAAACTCCTGTTGGTCTCAT GTGAGAAACGCTCTGCTCTGCTGGCAGAGGTGACCAGactgagggaggagaggaactCGGAGTCAGCGGAAGCAGCAGGAGAGGACAGGGAGTATGTTTCCCAACAGGCCTGCAGAGGGACTGTCAGCATCACAAACATCCAGCTGCCGCTCAAGGTGGAATTCGTCTGCTCATCACACAACCGTACAG GTCGGCCAAGTCACTACTTTTTTGTCCTGATCCGCTACGGCCCCTGCAACATTGTCGCCACCCCGCTGGCCACGGCTGCTGATGCTCAGAATGGAGACACCATCTCCTTCCCTACTTCTGTCACTCT GAAGGATATCCGCTCTTCCTTTGAGATTGATGTGGAAGTCTATAGCTTG TCCCACACTTCAGGTAGTAGCTGCAGCATGGACCGGACCACCACCAAGTCACgg GTCACACCAAGGAAGCTCCTGAACACCATCACA AGATCCAATAACACACTGACAT CTGCTGCTCCGTCTGCTCTCAATACTCGTCGCTCCAGCAACTTTTGTCTGGTGGGCTCCCATAAGATCACCTTGGCCTCACTGGGACACAGCAAGTTCCCGCTGGACAAG ATGAAACTTGAAGGCAAAATCAGGAGGCTGCTGGGAGATGAATTTCAGGAAAAG GtgccttttctctctcctctagAGGGCAACATCTACCTGCATCTGGACAGCGAGAGTCACTCTAATGTACAGCACCAAGGCTTCCTG ACAATGTTTGAGTTGCTCAATGGATACGGTGTGTGGCATCGCCGATATTTTGTTCTGGAGGGATGCAACATGCACTACTGGAACCACCCCAACGACAAAGAAACTAAG GAAGCAGAGAGCAGCATCTCTTTGTCCAGCTCTCACAGTCAGTGCGTCAGGCCTGTGAAGAGGGACTCGTGTGCTCGACCTTTCACCTTTGAGCTGGTGAGCAACGTCCCTCAGCAGCAGGACGCCAGCCAGGATGCCTTGGCCAA GTGTTGGTTTTCAGCTGACACCAAACAGGAGAGATTGGACTGGATGGAGAAACTCAATCAAGCTCTTTTGGACTTTCACACATGGAACCGCACGTCAGCAGCCCAAACAGAAAGTCAGCAGTCAAACTCGTCCAGCAGTGGGAACCTGAGGGAGAGCATACTGTAA
- the anln2 gene encoding anillin, actin binding protein 2 isoform X3, producing the protein MEAGEENNGNVNLKRQRAPLSDSEDNVLSQSEVNDGQKRRRLEAAGQENRSPKPSSSGRLAELEMKPDTPMVPSVRTRVQQLTQRREGAAPLAQRCLSDPGADSPSLFIHKKGLREHLLGEGEFNQRLERFKMPVFQASPNPTPSPANPSPRTCSNFVSAIQEKLHSTTAPSSKQASRIRQEREQELNQLPFQPISENAWLKRSNSDPSLSQAWTTPGPSSPSWVPRSRGRFHWPPMQPWDQMDGDAEMKDGSFEAPRTGAEKQCSDGTDAELSCHDETNTAEIIDQMFEEVLEYAGRVEAERGDDEDTEDHDSGIGVCSGDKEKLDTESEKEKSEEEGDENKLLESDREELLTFPPSGILSPLSKSVEAVVTPMRLETSQESNLPSLLLTPEETTPPLAESAPLYSIDAYRTQRQRKLPTIQSVTPGVQRRAPEKSQPQPSVNTKEKITALNTEAGKLQTVINQTLQALSCCTDEEHGRGSLEEAEAEKLLLVSCEKRSALLAEVTRLREERNSESAEAAGEDREYVSQQACRGTVSITNIQLPLKVEFVCSSHNRTGRPSHYFFVLIRYGPCNIVATPLATAADAQNGDTISFPTSVTLKDIRSSFEIDVEVYSLSHTSGSSCSMDRTTTKSRVTPRKLLNTITRSNNTLTSAAPSALNTRRSSNFCLVGSHKITLASLGHSKFPLDKMKLEGKIRRLLGDEFQEKVPFLSPLEGNIYLHLDSESHSNVQHQGFLTMFELLNGYGVWHRRYFVLEGCNMHYWNHPNDKETKEAESSISLSSSHSQCVRPVKRDSCARPFTFELVSNVPQQQDASQDALAKCWFSADTKQERLDWMEKLNQALLDFHTWNRTSAAQTESQQSNSSSSGNLRESIL; encoded by the exons ATGGAAGCTGGTGAGGAAAATAATGGCAATGTCAACTTGAAAAGACAGAGAGCACCTCTGTCAGATTCTGAAGACAATGTCCTCTCACAATCAG AGGTGAATGATGGCCAGAAGCGGCGGCGTCTGGAGGCAGCTGGTCAGGAGAACCGTAGTCCTAAACCATCCTCCTCTGGACGCCTAGCTGAGCTGGAGATGAAGCCAGACACACCGATGGTTCCTTCAGTCCGGACCCGAGTCCAGCAACTCACCCAGCGACGAGAGG GTGCAGCTCCTCTTGCCCAGCGGTGCCTGTCGGATCCTGGAGCTGACAGTCCATCGCTCTTCATCCACAAAAAGGGCCTCAGAGAGCATCTCCTTG GTGAGGGAGAATTTAATCAGCGATTGGAGCGTTTCAAAATGCCAGTCTTCCAAGCTAGCCCCAACCCCACACCAAGCCCTGCCAACCCCTCCCCACGGACCTGCTCCAACTTTGTGTCTGCCATTCAGGAGAAACTCCACAGTACTACAGCACCCAGCTCCAAGCAGGCTTCACGCATACGCCAG GAACGGGAACAGGAGTTGAACCAGTTGCCTTTTCAACCAATCAGTGAGAATGCCTGGCTGAAAAGGAGCAACTCTGATCCCTCATTATCTCAG GCATGGACCACTCCTGGCCCCTCATCTCCCTCCTGGGTTCCTAGATCTAGAGGGAGATTTCATTGGCCTCCTATGCAGCCCTGGGAT CAGATGGACGGTGATGCTGAGATGAAAGATGGAAGTTTTGAAGCTCCTAGAACAGGTGCAGAGAAGCAATGTTCAGATGGGACAG ATGCTGAACTGAGCTGTCATGATGAGACCAACACCGCTGAAATAATTGATCAGATGTTCGAGGAGGTGTTGGAATATGCTGGAAGGGTAGAGGCAGAGAGGGGCGATGATGAGGACACTGAGGACCATGACAGTGGCATTGGCGTTTGCTctggagacaaagaaaaactgGACACGGAGTCAGAGAAGGAGAAAAGTGAAGAGGAGGGTGATGAGAACAAGCTGCTTGAAAGCGATAGAGAAGAGCTGCTGACTTTTCCTCCCAGTGGCATCCTGTCCCCTCTCAGCAAGTCTGTAGAGGCTGTAGTCACCCCTATG CGACTGGAAACGAGCCAGGAGTCCAATCTTCCCTCTCTGCTCTTGACCCCAGAGGAGACCACCCCCCCTCTTGCTGAATCTGCTCCTCTATACAG TATTGATGCCTATcgcacacaaagacagagaaagctTCCCACCATTCAGAGTGTCACTCCTGGGGTTCAGAGACGAGCTCCGGAGAAGTCCCAACCTCAACCCTCTGTCAACACCAAGGAGAAAATCACA GCTCTAAATACAGAAGCAGGGAAGTTGCAGACTGTGATCAACCAGACCCTGCAGGCTCTGAGCTGCTGTACTGATGAGGAGCACGGACGAGGCTCGCTGGAGGAGGCGGAAGCTGAGAAACTCCTGTTGGTCTCAT GTGAGAAACGCTCTGCTCTGCTGGCAGAGGTGACCAGactgagggaggagaggaactCGGAGTCAGCGGAAGCAGCAGGAGAGGACAGGGAGTATGTTTCCCAACAGGCCTGCAGAGGGACTGTCAGCATCACAAACATCCAGCTGCCGCTCAAGGTGGAATTCGTCTGCTCATCACACAACCGTACAG GTCGGCCAAGTCACTACTTTTTTGTCCTGATCCGCTACGGCCCCTGCAACATTGTCGCCACCCCGCTGGCCACGGCTGCTGATGCTCAGAATGGAGACACCATCTCCTTCCCTACTTCTGTCACTCT GAAGGATATCCGCTCTTCCTTTGAGATTGATGTGGAAGTCTATAGCTTG TCCCACACTTCAGGTAGTAGCTGCAGCATGGACCGGACCACCACCAAGTCACgg GTCACACCAAGGAAGCTCCTGAACACCATCACA AGATCCAATAACACACTGACAT CTGCTGCTCCGTCTGCTCTCAATACTCGTCGCTCCAGCAACTTTTGTCTGGTGGGCTCCCATAAGATCACCTTGGCCTCACTGGGACACAGCAAGTTCCCGCTGGACAAG ATGAAACTTGAAGGCAAAATCAGGAGGCTGCTGGGAGATGAATTTCAGGAAAAG GtgccttttctctctcctctagAGGGCAACATCTACCTGCATCTGGACAGCGAGAGTCACTCTAATGTACAGCACCAAGGCTTCCTG ACAATGTTTGAGTTGCTCAATGGATACGGTGTGTGGCATCGCCGATATTTTGTTCTGGAGGGATGCAACATGCACTACTGGAACCACCCCAACGACAAAGAAACTAAG GAAGCAGAGAGCAGCATCTCTTTGTCCAGCTCTCACAGTCAGTGCGTCAGGCCTGTGAAGAGGGACTCGTGTGCTCGACCTTTCACCTTTGAGCTGGTGAGCAACGTCCCTCAGCAGCAGGACGCCAGCCAGGATGCCTTGGCCAA GTGTTGGTTTTCAGCTGACACCAAACAGGAGAGATTGGACTGGATGGAGAAACTCAATCAAGCTCTTTTGGACTTTCACACATGGAACCGCACGTCAGCAGCCCAAACAGAAAGTCAGCAGTCAAACTCGTCCAGCAGTGGGAACCTGAGGGAGAGCATACTGTAA
- the anln2 gene encoding anillin, actin binding protein 2 isoform X1, whose amino-acid sequence MEAGEENNGNVNLKRQRAPLSDSEDNVLSQSEVNDGQKRRRLEAAGQENRSPKPSSSGRLAELEMKPDTPMVPSVRTRVQQLTQRREGAAPLAQRCLSDPGADSPSLFIHKKGLREHLLGEGEFNQRLERFKMPVFQASPNPTPSPANPSPRTCSNFVSAIQEKLHSTTAPSSKQASRIRQEREQELNQLPFQPISENAWLKRSNSDPSLSQQMDGDAEMKDGSFEAPRTGAEKQCSDGTDAELSCHDETNTAEIIDQMFEEVLEYAGRVEAERGDDEDTEDHDSGIGVCSGDKEKLDTESEKEKSEEEGDENKLLESDREELLTFPPSGILSPLSKSVEAVVTPMRLETSQESNLPSLLLTPEETTPPLAESAPLYSIDAYRTQRQRKLPTIQSVTPGVQRRAPEKSQPQPSVNTKEKITALNTEAGKLQTVINQTLQALSCCTDEEHGRGSLEEAEAEKLLLVSCEKRSALLAEVTRLREERNSESAEAAGEDREYVSQQACRGTVSITNIQLPLKVEFVCSSHNRTGRPSHYFFVLIRYGPCNIVATPLATAADAQNGDTISFPTSVTLKDIRSSFEIDVEVYSLSHTSGSSCSMDRTTTKSRVTPRKLLNTITRSNNTLTSAAPSALNTRRSSNFCLVGSHKITLASLGHSKFPLDKMKLEGKIRRLLGDEFQEKVPFLSPLEGNIYLHLDSESHSNVQHQGFLTMFELLNGYGVWHRRYFVLEGCNMHYWNHPNDKETKEAESSISLSSSHSQCVRPVKRDSCARPFTFELVSNVPQQQDASQDALAKCWFSADTKQERLDWMEKLNQALLDFHTWNRTSAAQTESQQSNSSSSGNLRESIL is encoded by the exons ATGGAAGCTGGTGAGGAAAATAATGGCAATGTCAACTTGAAAAGACAGAGAGCACCTCTGTCAGATTCTGAAGACAATGTCCTCTCACAATCAG AGGTGAATGATGGCCAGAAGCGGCGGCGTCTGGAGGCAGCTGGTCAGGAGAACCGTAGTCCTAAACCATCCTCCTCTGGACGCCTAGCTGAGCTGGAGATGAAGCCAGACACACCGATGGTTCCTTCAGTCCGGACCCGAGTCCAGCAACTCACCCAGCGACGAGAGG GTGCAGCTCCTCTTGCCCAGCGGTGCCTGTCGGATCCTGGAGCTGACAGTCCATCGCTCTTCATCCACAAAAAGGGCCTCAGAGAGCATCTCCTTG GTGAGGGAGAATTTAATCAGCGATTGGAGCGTTTCAAAATGCCAGTCTTCCAAGCTAGCCCCAACCCCACACCAAGCCCTGCCAACCCCTCCCCACGGACCTGCTCCAACTTTGTGTCTGCCATTCAGGAGAAACTCCACAGTACTACAGCACCCAGCTCCAAGCAGGCTTCACGCATACGCCAG GAACGGGAACAGGAGTTGAACCAGTTGCCTTTTCAACCAATCAGTGAGAATGCCTGGCTGAAAAGGAGCAACTCTGATCCCTCATTATCTCAG CAGATGGACGGTGATGCTGAGATGAAAGATGGAAGTTTTGAAGCTCCTAGAACAGGTGCAGAGAAGCAATGTTCAGATGGGACAG ATGCTGAACTGAGCTGTCATGATGAGACCAACACCGCTGAAATAATTGATCAGATGTTCGAGGAGGTGTTGGAATATGCTGGAAGGGTAGAGGCAGAGAGGGGCGATGATGAGGACACTGAGGACCATGACAGTGGCATTGGCGTTTGCTctggagacaaagaaaaactgGACACGGAGTCAGAGAAGGAGAAAAGTGAAGAGGAGGGTGATGAGAACAAGCTGCTTGAAAGCGATAGAGAAGAGCTGCTGACTTTTCCTCCCAGTGGCATCCTGTCCCCTCTCAGCAAGTCTGTAGAGGCTGTAGTCACCCCTATG CGACTGGAAACGAGCCAGGAGTCCAATCTTCCCTCTCTGCTCTTGACCCCAGAGGAGACCACCCCCCCTCTTGCTGAATCTGCTCCTCTATACAG TATTGATGCCTATcgcacacaaagacagagaaagctTCCCACCATTCAGAGTGTCACTCCTGGGGTTCAGAGACGAGCTCCGGAGAAGTCCCAACCTCAACCCTCTGTCAACACCAAGGAGAAAATCACA GCTCTAAATACAGAAGCAGGGAAGTTGCAGACTGTGATCAACCAGACCCTGCAGGCTCTGAGCTGCTGTACTGATGAGGAGCACGGACGAGGCTCGCTGGAGGAGGCGGAAGCTGAGAAACTCCTGTTGGTCTCAT GTGAGAAACGCTCTGCTCTGCTGGCAGAGGTGACCAGactgagggaggagaggaactCGGAGTCAGCGGAAGCAGCAGGAGAGGACAGGGAGTATGTTTCCCAACAGGCCTGCAGAGGGACTGTCAGCATCACAAACATCCAGCTGCCGCTCAAGGTGGAATTCGTCTGCTCATCACACAACCGTACAG GTCGGCCAAGTCACTACTTTTTTGTCCTGATCCGCTACGGCCCCTGCAACATTGTCGCCACCCCGCTGGCCACGGCTGCTGATGCTCAGAATGGAGACACCATCTCCTTCCCTACTTCTGTCACTCT GAAGGATATCCGCTCTTCCTTTGAGATTGATGTGGAAGTCTATAGCTTG TCCCACACTTCAGGTAGTAGCTGCAGCATGGACCGGACCACCACCAAGTCACgg GTCACACCAAGGAAGCTCCTGAACACCATCACA AGATCCAATAACACACTGACAT CTGCTGCTCCGTCTGCTCTCAATACTCGTCGCTCCAGCAACTTTTGTCTGGTGGGCTCCCATAAGATCACCTTGGCCTCACTGGGACACAGCAAGTTCCCGCTGGACAAG ATGAAACTTGAAGGCAAAATCAGGAGGCTGCTGGGAGATGAATTTCAGGAAAAG GtgccttttctctctcctctagAGGGCAACATCTACCTGCATCTGGACAGCGAGAGTCACTCTAATGTACAGCACCAAGGCTTCCTG ACAATGTTTGAGTTGCTCAATGGATACGGTGTGTGGCATCGCCGATATTTTGTTCTGGAGGGATGCAACATGCACTACTGGAACCACCCCAACGACAAAGAAACTAAG GAAGCAGAGAGCAGCATCTCTTTGTCCAGCTCTCACAGTCAGTGCGTCAGGCCTGTGAAGAGGGACTCGTGTGCTCGACCTTTCACCTTTGAGCTGGTGAGCAACGTCCCTCAGCAGCAGGACGCCAGCCAGGATGCCTTGGCCAA GTGTTGGTTTTCAGCTGACACCAAACAGGAGAGATTGGACTGGATGGAGAAACTCAATCAAGCTCTTTTGGACTTTCACACATGGAACCGCACGTCAGCAGCCCAAACAGAAAGTCAGCAGTCAAACTCGTCCAGCAGTGGGAACCTGAGGGAGAGCATACTGTAA